One genomic region from Muriicola soli encodes:
- a CDS encoding succinate dehydrogenase/fumarate reductase iron-sulfur subunit, which yields MKIYLKIWRQKDATSKGQMVKYTMDGIEGDMSFLEMLDVLNEELISKGEEPVEFDHDCREGICGTCSLQINGRPHGPDTLITACQLHMRSFKDGDSITIEPFRAKAFPVIKDLIVDRSAFDRIQQAGGYISVNTSGNTVDANAIPIEKENADDSFYAATCIGCGACVAACKNASAMLFTSAKVSQFALLPQGRVEATDRVMNMVRQMDLEGFGNCTNTGACEVECPKGISLENIARMNREYLSASIKG from the coding sequence ATGAAAATATATTTGAAGATATGGCGTCAGAAAGATGCCACCTCCAAGGGCCAAATGGTCAAATACACTATGGACGGGATAGAAGGGGACATGTCCTTTTTAGAAATGCTCGATGTTCTCAATGAAGAACTGATCAGCAAGGGCGAGGAACCTGTAGAGTTTGATCACGATTGTCGTGAGGGAATATGCGGAACCTGTTCTCTCCAAATCAACGGACGTCCTCATGGGCCGGATACCCTTATTACCGCATGTCAATTGCATATGAGGAGTTTTAAGGATGGGGATTCCATTACCATTGAACCTTTCCGTGCGAAGGCTTTCCCGGTGATCAAGGACCTCATCGTAGACCGATCTGCCTTTGACCGTATTCAGCAGGCCGGAGGGTATATTTCCGTCAATACCTCAGGAAATACCGTAGATGCAAATGCTATTCCTATAGAAAAAGAAAATGCCGACGATTCGTTTTATGCTGCTACCTGTATAGGTTGTGGTGCCTGCGTGGCTGCCTGTAAAAATGCAAGTGCCATGCTCTTCACCTCAGCAAAAGTATCTCAGTTTGCTCTTCTCCCTCAAGGCAGGGTTGAGGCGACAGACAGGGTTATGAATATGGTAAGACAAATGGACCTGGAAGGGTTTGGGAATTGCACAAATACCGGCGCATGTGAAGTGGAATGTCCGAAAGGGATCTCTCTTGAAAATATCGCCAGGATGAACCGCGAATATCTAAGTGCTTCTATCAAAGGATAA